The following proteins come from a genomic window of Methanocorpusculum vombati:
- a CDS encoding hydroxymethylglutaryl-CoA synthase translates to MVGIITYGAYIPRYRIKVEEIARVWGANAAEIKGGLGVSEKAVPDYDENTATIAVEAARSALARRAVDPAEIKAVYVGSESHPYAVKPTAVTVGEAIGATPVMTAADYEFACKAGTAGIQTAMGLVSSGMMKYAVAIGADTAQGAPGDALEYTAAAGGAAYVIGNDDPIAVINHTCSFSTDTPDFWRREGEDYPRHGGRFSGEPGYFKHVTGAAHMMLEYMGTKPADYDYAVFHQPNAKFPQKGAAMLGFTHDQIKTGLLAPRLGNTYSGAVPLGLAAVLDAAKPGDRIFITSYGSGSGSDAFDLTVTDAILDKIDRSKGPSVEAMLACAKYLDYAVYARHKGKIKV, encoded by the coding sequence ATGGTAGGAATTATTACCTACGGGGCATACATCCCCCGTTACAGGATTAAGGTCGAGGAGATCGCACGTGTCTGGGGTGCCAATGCTGCAGAGATTAAGGGCGGTCTTGGCGTTTCTGAGAAAGCTGTCCCCGACTATGATGAAAACACGGCAACGATTGCGGTGGAAGCGGCACGCAGTGCGCTTGCACGCAGGGCAGTTGATCCCGCAGAGATCAAGGCGGTCTATGTGGGTTCGGAGTCCCATCCGTATGCGGTGAAGCCGACGGCTGTGACCGTCGGCGAAGCCATCGGTGCAACGCCGGTGATGACGGCAGCTGATTATGAGTTTGCCTGTAAGGCAGGAACAGCCGGTATCCAGACGGCAATGGGTCTGGTTTCGTCGGGTATGATGAAGTACGCGGTTGCAATCGGTGCGGATACGGCACAGGGTGCTCCGGGCGATGCCCTTGAGTACACCGCCGCCGCAGGCGGCGCTGCGTATGTGATCGGCAACGATGATCCGATTGCGGTAATTAACCATACCTGTTCGTTTTCGACGGATACGCCGGATTTCTGGCGCCGTGAGGGTGAGGATTATCCCCGGCACGGTGGAAGGTTCTCCGGAGAGCCGGGATACTTTAAGCATGTGACCGGCGCTGCACATATGATGCTTGAGTACATGGGAACAAAGCCCGCGGACTATGATTATGCGGTGTTCCACCAGCCGAATGCGAAGTTCCCTCAGAAGGGAGCGGCGATGCTCGGGTTTACGCATGATCAGATCAAGACGGGTTTGCTTGCCCCAAGACTCGGTAACACCTACAGCGGTGCGGTCCCTCTTGGTCTTGCGGCTGTTCTGGATGCGGCAAAGCCGGGCGACCGGATTTTTATTACGAGCTACGGCAGCGGGTCGGGTTCGGATGCGTTTGATCTGACGGTGACGGATGCAATTCTGGATAAGATCGACCGGTCGAAGGGTCCGTCGGTTGAGGCGATGCTTGCCTGTGCAAAGTATCTTGATTATGCAGTGTATGCCCGCCATAAGGGTAAGATCAAGGTGTGA